From the genome of Rhizobacter sp. AJA081-3:
CTTGGCCACCTCGTTGACGAGGTCGATCTCGAAGCCGACGAACTTGCCCTGCGCGTCCTGGAACTCCCACGGCACGTTGCCGATGTTGGCGCCGACGGTCCATTCGGCGGCAAGGGCAGGTGCCGCCATGGTGGCGGCGAGCGCGAAGACGGCGGCGAATCTGCGGAACTTCATAGGTGCGACTCCTGGGGGGTGAGGGCGCGGCACGCAGCGTGCCGATCGAAGGGCCATCCTAGGAGATTGGAGCAAACAGTTCAAGAGAAAGTCGCAGTGAAGCATTTACACCAACGCGGTGCGGCGCCGGCCGTGCTGGTGCACGCGCCGCACCATCCCGAGCCGAAGGCTGTCATCGCATAGCATCGGCGCCGTGGTGATGTCGCGCCCCTTCCTGATGCGCCTGGCCGGACTCGCCGTGCTCGCGGCGCTGCTGTCGGCCTGCGGCTCGGGCCCGAAGACGCGGCCGGGCCGCGACGGCCCCGAGGCGAACCCGCCCTCGCGCCTGTCGGAGGTGCCCGACGCCGAGCCGAGGATCGAGCCGATCCGCAACGGCGGGCCGAACAAGCCCTACGAGGTGCTGGGCCAGAACTACACGCCGATGACGCAGGACCGGAACTTCAGCGAGCGCGGCCTGGCGTCCTGGTACGGCAGGAAGTTCCATGGCCGACGCACCGCCAGCGGCGAGGTCTACGACATGTACGCGATGACGGCGGCGCACCCGACGCTGCCGCTGCCGAGCTACGCGCGCATCCGCAACCCGGCCAACGGCCGTGAGGTGATCGTGCGCGTCAACGATCGCGGGCCCTTCCACAAGGGCCGCATCGTCGACCTGAGCTACACCGCGGCGCTCAAGCTCGACCTGTTGCGCGGCGTGGCTCCGGTGGAGCTGGAGCGCATCACCTTCGCGGAGATCCGCAGCGGTGCATGGCGGCGCGACGGGGCGCCGACGGCCGTGGCCCGTGCACCGGCGCCAGAGCCGGTGCCGGCCGCCCCGCTGGACGTGGCACCACCTCCAGTGGCGCCGCCGGAGTCCGAAGGCGACGGCACCCCCTTGCGGCCACTGGCCAGCGCACCGCGCGGCTTCTGGATCCAGCTCGGCGCCTTCCGCCA
Proteins encoded in this window:
- a CDS encoding septal ring lytic transglycosylase RlpA family protein; its protein translation is MSRPFLMRLAGLAVLAALLSACGSGPKTRPGRDGPEANPPSRLSEVPDAEPRIEPIRNGGPNKPYEVLGQNYTPMTQDRNFSERGLASWYGRKFHGRRTASGEVYDMYAMTAAHPTLPLPSYARIRNPANGREVIVRVNDRGPFHKGRIVDLSYTAALKLDLLRGVAPVELERITFAEIRSGAWRRDGAPTAVARAPAPEPVPAAPLDVAPPPVAPPESEGDGTPLRPLASAPRGFWIQLGAFRQRDGAESFQRRVADELDWLSPQLAVFVDTPLFRLQAGPYASREEARAGAERVREALQLVPVIVERK